One genomic region from Candidatus Caldarchaeum subterraneum encodes:
- a CDS encoding succinate dehydrogenase iron-sulfur protein: MQDVRFRVFRYDPDKDGRRSYQTYTVPTFKGMTVLQGLLHIKEKIDPTLSIRFSCRMATCGSCGMMINGLPRLACYTLIEELKTRTITVEPLRNLPIIKDLVTDFEEFFSKHRWVKPYLIRLDTYEQEKSNVSYLQSDEELERYIQFAYCIKCGLCYAACPVTATDKEFLGPQALAQAYRYYADSRDEGGVDRLRPLAEGSRLLRCHFAGSCSKVCPKGVDPALAIQMLRREVLLRT, translated from the coding sequence ATGCAGGATGTAAGGTTTAGGGTTTTCCGCTACGACCCCGACAAAGATGGGCGCAGAAGCTACCAGACATACACCGTGCCAACATTCAAGGGAATGACGGTTCTTCAAGGTCTCCTACATATCAAGGAAAAGATAGACCCAACGCTGTCGATAAGATTCTCATGCAGAATGGCGACATGCGGCTCCTGCGGCATGATGATAAACGGGCTGCCACGGCTCGCCTGCTACACCTTGATAGAAGAGCTGAAGACACGCACAATCACCGTCGAGCCGCTCCGCAACCTCCCCATAATCAAAGACCTCGTAACAGATTTCGAGGAATTCTTCAGCAAACACCGATGGGTCAAACCCTACCTCATAAGACTCGACACATACGAGCAGGAGAAAAGCAACGTCTCCTACCTGCAGAGCGACGAAGAGCTTGAACGCTACATCCAGTTCGCATACTGCATCAAATGCGGCCTCTGCTACGCCGCCTGCCCCGTGACAGCGACGGACAAGGAATTCCTCGGGCCACAGGCCCTCGCACAGGCATACCGCTACTACGCCGACTCACGTGACGAAGGTGGTGTGGATAGGCTGAGACCACTCGCCGAGGGAAGCCGGCTGCTGCGATGCCATTTCGCGGGCTCATGCAGCAAAGTCTGTCCAAAAGGCGTCGACCCCGCTCTCGCAATCCAGATGCTGCGCCGAGAAGTCCTCCTGAGAACATAA
- a CDS encoding phosphopantetheine adenylyltransferase gives MLENCAGKRDTDYGLAALGGTFSVIHVGHMALLAEAFTKAEKVIVGVTSDSFAAKLGKKYPIPSYEQRVRQLREFLSKYGWLERARITALEDPYGPTLEDPAVELIVTSPATAYRASEINMKRTERNLNTLDIRICPLVVAEDGQPVSSTRVMMGEITPLGKLRKSLEQG, from the coding sequence ATGTTGGAGAACTGTGCCGGGAAACGGGACACTGATTATGGTCTCGCGGCTCTTGGCGGAACCTTCTCAGTCATCCATGTAGGGCACATGGCGCTGCTCGCCGAAGCGTTCACCAAAGCGGAGAAAGTTATTGTCGGCGTCACATCCGACAGCTTTGCCGCAAAACTGGGGAAAAAATATCCGATACCGTCCTATGAGCAGAGGGTTAGGCAGCTGCGTGAGTTTCTCAGCAAATATGGATGGCTTGAGAGAGCTAGGATAACTGCTCTCGAGGACCCTTATGGCCCAACGCTTGAGGACCCCGCCGTCGAGCTCATCGTCACAAGCCCAGCAACAGCGTATCGTGCATCGGAGATAAACATGAAGAGGACGGAGCGGAACCTTAACACGCTCGATATCAGGATATGCCCCCTCGTGGTGGCTGAGGATGGACAGCCCGTTTCATCAACCCGTGTCATGATGGGTGAGATTACGCCGCTTGGAAAGCTTAGGAAATCGCTGGAACAAGGTTAG
- a CDS encoding actin/actin family protein, translated as MFDEDYRRRYVFGCDYGTSDFKYGPITQGDRPLVTANRGYFPEKSIVSELLGVEKEVVVGKDVTLFLGAGSELSTRLVYPMRSGAIGRDDERAWRVVEELTRQSLAEFKPGGFGFKGFYVVAALSATAPRYMYERLFSIYDKLAAEGLIHSSTIIPQPLAVAIAHKQTSCVVVESGHGNTQVSPISRAPIREAVIALNRGGGAANAITAEILKDAGYGDLVKEEALVRKVKENIGLLPLELDKALAFAKNYPDELKTVYQPPGTRIKIDLGKDSWMRFLIGEYVFNPNHEIFESYHRRGMPKPADTKVGDVVFYGTLSIADTIIQAVEKCPTELQPLLYSQVILSGGNFSWQAPQRLRGVAVDSETRLTHELRQRGVENPVVKLSAEPQYAVWRGCIVFGYAVPSSYGWSWEKMEGWYNHRR; from the coding sequence ATGTTCGACGAGGACTATCGGAGGCGTTATGTGTTTGGATGCGACTATGGAACAAGTGACTTCAAGTACGGCCCCATCACGCAGGGTGACAGGCCTCTCGTAACGGCCAACAGGGGATATTTTCCGGAGAAGTCTATTGTATCGGAGCTGCTGGGTGTGGAAAAGGAGGTTGTAGTGGGTAAGGATGTTACGCTTTTTCTCGGAGCGGGGTCGGAGCTTTCGACGCGTCTTGTTTACCCTATGCGGAGTGGGGCGATTGGACGGGATGATGAAAGGGCGTGGCGTGTTGTCGAGGAGCTGACTCGCCAAAGCCTCGCCGAGTTCAAGCCCGGCGGCTTCGGGTTCAAAGGATTCTACGTCGTCGCAGCACTATCCGCAACAGCTCCCCGCTACATGTATGAACGGCTCTTCAGCATCTATGATAAGCTGGCCGCAGAAGGTCTTATCCATTCCTCGACAATAATTCCCCAGCCTCTCGCCGTCGCGATAGCACATAAGCAAACCTCATGCGTCGTGGTCGAGAGCGGACACGGCAACACACAGGTCTCGCCGATATCGCGGGCACCCATCCGCGAAGCCGTCATCGCGCTCAACAGAGGAGGAGGCGCGGCCAACGCCATAACCGCTGAGATACTCAAGGACGCGGGTTATGGTGACTTGGTGAAAGAAGAGGCCCTTGTGAGAAAAGTCAAGGAAAACATAGGGCTTCTGCCACTGGAGCTTGATAAGGCGCTGGCTTTCGCGAAAAACTATCCAGACGAGTTGAAGACGGTGTATCAGCCTCCGGGGACACGGATAAAAATCGACCTCGGAAAAGATTCGTGGATGCGTTTCCTGATCGGCGAATACGTTTTCAACCCCAACCACGAAATCTTCGAGAGCTATCATAGGAGAGGAATGCCGAAGCCCGCTGACACGAAGGTCGGTGACGTGGTCTTCTACGGCACACTCAGCATAGCCGACACAATCATCCAAGCCGTCGAAAAATGTCCCACGGAGCTCCAGCCTCTCCTCTACAGCCAGGTTATTCTCTCGGGTGGGAACTTTTCATGGCAGGCTCCGCAGAGGCTACGCGGGGTGGCGGTTGACAGCGAGACACGTCTCACACATGAGCTGAGGCAGAGGGGTGTCGAGAACCCTGTTGTGAAGCTTTCAGCCGAGCCTCAGTATGCTGTGTGGAGGGGCTGTATAGTCTTTGGATATGCTGTTCCCTCGAGCTATGGCTGGAGCTGGGAGAAGATGGAGGGCTGGTATAACCACCGCCGGTGA
- a CDS encoding conserved hypothetical protein (mechanosensitive ion channel): protein MYRFISFRLVIGCMAGFKIRFVLGVFLAVGLYLTIFALVNLGYLPPLAERIVVVASVVLVGIYLIRITSSHVVKTFRPLVGQQAVGGGLIIQIIGYILIAVFVLSTLGIPPETALAGGTVTGLVIGFAGQTTLSNVIAGIILLTSRPFKLGDRIAVVTSSVPYQWAFLPGYKFFSRDYVIPAYTGVVENMSLMYTTLVTDDGLVIKIPNNLILANSAIANYSEVTERERKLRYEFPIDISPETVLNNLREALSEFPEIKDIYLEEQSDKTHYIVVVTFEAPVTQWRELKSRLLAKVIEVHREAKQRALA, encoded by the coding sequence TTGTATCGATTTATAAGTTTCCGGTTGGTTATTGGATGTATGGCCGGGTTCAAGATACGGTTTGTCCTAGGAGTTTTTCTGGCTGTTGGCCTCTATCTCACCATATTTGCTCTGGTGAACCTTGGCTACTTGCCTCCGCTTGCGGAGAGAATTGTGGTTGTTGCTTCTGTAGTGCTTGTGGGCATATACCTCATCAGAATAACGTCCTCACACGTGGTCAAAACCTTTAGGCCGCTTGTTGGCCAGCAGGCTGTCGGAGGCGGCCTCATCATCCAAATAATCGGCTACATCTTGATAGCGGTCTTCGTGCTGTCTACGCTGGGCATACCTCCTGAGACAGCTCTCGCAGGCGGAACGGTCACAGGGCTTGTGATAGGTTTCGCCGGTCAGACAACCCTGTCAAACGTCATCGCTGGAATCATACTTCTGACGTCAAGGCCCTTCAAGTTAGGCGACAGGATAGCGGTCGTCACGAGCAGCGTCCCCTATCAATGGGCCTTCTTACCCGGCTACAAATTCTTCTCAAGAGACTACGTCATCCCAGCCTATACAGGTGTCGTGGAAAACATGAGCCTCATGTACACAACCCTTGTCACAGACGATGGATTGGTAATCAAGATTCCCAACAACCTCATCCTCGCCAACTCCGCGATAGCCAACTACTCAGAGGTCACCGAGCGCGAAAGAAAGCTCCGATACGAGTTTCCCATCGACATCAGCCCCGAAACTGTTTTGAACAACTTGAGGGAAGCCCTCTCAGAGTTTCCCGAGATCAAGGACATCTATCTCGAGGAGCAGAGCGATAAAACTCACTACATCGTTGTCGTCACTTTTGAGGCGCCGGTAACACAGTGGCGGGAGCTCAAGTCGAGGCTGCTGGCTAAAGTGATTGAGGTGCATAGAGAAGCCAAGCAGAGGGCTCTCGCCTAG
- a CDS encoding methylthioribose-1-phosphate isomerase — MPAVETIRWDERRGELVLLDQRFLPARVKFLRCGDVDEVAVAIKEMAVRGAPAIGVAAAYGMALAALRSRARTREQLLTKLRKAAKTLGSTRPTAVNLFWALDRMMKKAENIDGSPAEIAEELLNEAQKIHREDVEMNKTIGRLGAELIPDNSRILTHCNAGALATAGYGTALGVIRYAHESGKQILVYASETRPRLQGAKLTAFELKTLKIPFYVVPDTAVAFLMSRGMIDCVVVGADRILAKTGHVINKIGTLSAAVNAHHFNIPFYVAAPTSTIDLHKTVDEVVIEERSEDEVHYVGRERITPPGTRAINYAFDITPPQLVTAVITEKGVFKPDELYKFLTG; from the coding sequence TTGCCGGCTGTTGAGACGATTCGCTGGGATGAGCGGCGGGGTGAGCTTGTTCTACTTGACCAGAGGTTTTTGCCTGCTCGTGTAAAGTTTCTGCGGTGTGGGGATGTTGACGAGGTTGCTGTGGCGATTAAGGAGATGGCTGTGCGTGGTGCTCCTGCAATAGGTGTTGCCGCTGCTTATGGTATGGCTTTGGCGGCGCTCCGTTCAAGAGCTAGGACACGTGAACAACTGTTAACCAAGCTGAGGAAAGCGGCGAAAACCCTCGGCTCCACCAGGCCAACAGCCGTTAACCTCTTCTGGGCCCTTGACAGAATGATGAAGAAGGCGGAGAACATCGATGGGTCGCCTGCAGAAATCGCGGAAGAGCTTCTCAACGAAGCACAAAAAATTCACAGGGAAGATGTGGAGATGAACAAGACCATCGGCAGACTCGGCGCAGAACTCATACCCGACAACTCGAGGATACTTACACACTGCAACGCGGGAGCCCTCGCCACAGCCGGATACGGCACAGCTTTGGGAGTAATCAGGTATGCGCATGAATCGGGGAAACAAATCCTCGTCTACGCCAGCGAGACAAGGCCACGTCTGCAGGGAGCAAAGCTCACAGCTTTTGAGCTCAAAACACTCAAGATACCGTTCTACGTTGTGCCCGACACGGCGGTTGCGTTCCTCATGTCAAGAGGCATGATAGACTGCGTCGTCGTCGGCGCCGACAGAATCCTCGCCAAAACAGGCCACGTCATAAACAAGATAGGCACGTTATCCGCCGCGGTCAACGCACATCACTTCAACATACCCTTCTACGTCGCCGCCCCCACATCAACCATAGACCTGCATAAAACAGTCGACGAGGTGGTGATTGAGGAGCGGTCGGAGGATGAGGTGCATTACGTGGGACGTGAGAGAATCACGCCGCCGGGAACAAGGGCCATTAACTATGCCTTCGACATCACGCCTCCACAGCTTGTCACCGCGGTAATCACGGAGAAAGGTGTCTTCAAACCAGACGAGCTCTACAAATTTCTCACAGGTTGA
- a CDS encoding FAD-dependent pyridine nucleotide-disulphide oxidoreductase has product MSEVLVLGAGFGGLAAAVELRRLLPPEHSVTVVDRRDMFSMGFMNLWLMVGEKSMPRECLFPVRGVEKHGVRFVNEEVLEINPVSRRVVTSGGVYNPDVVVVALGAEYAFDAVPGFREHAHNFYDLMGAYAAQNMLKDFTHGHIAILIAKPPYKCPPAPYEAALLLDSYMRRRGLRDKVEIDVYTPEPQPMPAAGPVGKRVEQFLTERGIGFHPRKQVKQIVDRRIVFEDGEAPFDLLLGVPPHRAPKPVRDSPLVDETGWIPVNPQTTETRFRNVYAIGDITSVKLPNGMFLPKAGVFAEAMALTAARRIASALQNKPAEELFNGVGYCFFEVGDGQAGKIVANFFADPAPSIMFEPPSPRYRDEKVEFGNVRLSSWLL; this is encoded by the coding sequence TTGAGTGAGGTTCTTGTTCTTGGCGCGGGTTTCGGAGGCTTGGCCGCGGCGGTGGAGTTGAGGCGTCTGCTTCCGCCTGAGCATAGCGTAACGGTTGTCGATAGACGGGATATGTTTTCGATGGGTTTCATGAACCTGTGGCTCATGGTTGGAGAGAAATCGATGCCTCGTGAATGCTTGTTCCCGGTTAGGGGTGTGGAGAAGCATGGTGTACGGTTTGTGAACGAGGAGGTGCTGGAGATAAATCCTGTCTCGAGAAGAGTTGTCACGAGCGGTGGTGTTTACAATCCTGACGTGGTTGTGGTTGCTCTTGGCGCCGAGTATGCTTTTGACGCTGTTCCCGGCTTCCGAGAACATGCGCACAACTTCTACGACCTGATGGGTGCCTACGCAGCACAGAACATGCTCAAAGACTTCACCCACGGCCACATAGCCATCCTCATAGCTAAACCACCTTACAAATGTCCACCAGCTCCCTATGAGGCAGCCCTACTCCTCGACTCTTACATGAGGCGAAGAGGCCTGCGCGACAAGGTTGAGATAGATGTCTACACTCCTGAGCCGCAGCCGATGCCCGCCGCAGGGCCCGTCGGCAAACGTGTTGAACAGTTTTTGACCGAGCGTGGAATAGGGTTTCATCCCCGTAAACAAGTTAAACAGATAGTGGATAGGAGGATTGTGTTCGAGGATGGAGAGGCCCCGTTCGACCTGTTGCTCGGTGTCCCGCCACATCGGGCCCCGAAGCCTGTTAGAGACTCGCCTCTCGTCGATGAGACAGGCTGGATACCTGTAAACCCTCAGACAACGGAGACAAGATTCAGAAACGTCTACGCCATAGGCGACATCACATCGGTTAAGCTGCCCAACGGAATGTTTCTACCCAAGGCAGGTGTCTTCGCCGAAGCGATGGCCTTGACCGCGGCACGACGCATAGCCTCCGCTCTCCAGAACAAGCCAGCCGAAGAGCTGTTCAACGGCGTGGGTTATTGTTTCTTCGAGGTGGGCGACGGCCAAGCCGGCAAAATCGTGGCCAATTTCTTCGCCGACCCGGCTCCATCAATAATGTTTGAGCCACCGTCTCCAAGGTATAGGGATGAGAAGGTTGAGTTCGGAAACGTTAGGCTAAGCAGCTGGCTGCTGTAG
- a CDS encoding aconitate hydratase, with product MLRDFAAREFVVNGRRLRYYSLKALEEQGLFQLAKLPYSIRVFVENVLRNEDGFVCTDDDVREAANYLHGGKREVPFFPSRVLLQDFTGVPALVDLAAMRSAVKRVGQDPSKVNPSIPVDLVIDHSIQVDFFGTPEAFSLNLDYEFRRNTERYVFLKWAQNAFRNFRVIPPGRGIVHQVNLEYLAKVVDVRSFGGGLTAFPDTVLGTDSHTPMVNGLGVVGWGVGGIEAEAVMLGQPYYMTTPEVVGVRLVGELREGTTATDLVLTITEMLRKHGVVGKFVEFFGPSLSKLSVPDRATIANMAPEYGATIGYFPIDRETINYLRMTGRPEEHIRVVEEYAKIQGLFYNPLETPVYNTVLELDLSTVEPSISGPANPEDRIPLREAKRRTREIMLAYLKQAGIAVDDVNEREWSYEGGAARASVATVQKKTGSVVDGLSHGSVVISAITSCTNTSNPSVMIGAGLLAKKAVEKGLRTPSYVKTSLAPGSMAVTEYLEKAGLAPYLEKLGYSLVGYGCTTCIGNSGPLPEHIVQQIKERNLYTVAVLSGNRNFEGRINPHVRASYLMSPMLVVAYGLAGRIDIDMFNEPLGIGSNGQPVYLRDIWPSLEEIKSVINQAVTPELFIKKYADILKGEERWERLPAPVGEVFQWDEKSTYVREPPYFINMPKTPREPEDIADARVLILVGDRITTDHISPAGAIPVNSPAGKYLIEQGVDPVDFNTYGARRGNHEVMIRGTFANIRLKNLLVEGKEGWWTVYHPTGEVTTVYDAAMRYREAGVPLIVLAGKMYGAGSSRDWAAKGTRLLGVRAVIAESYERIHRSNLVGMGVLPLQFMEGEGWRQLGLTGRERYTIRGISEGLTPGKKLTVEAVSDNGEVKKFNVITRLDTKIEVEYYRHGGILQYVLRRIMSG from the coding sequence TTGTTACGTGACTTTGCCGCTCGGGAGTTTGTGGTAAATGGTAGGAGGCTGCGTTATTATTCGCTGAAGGCTTTGGAGGAGCAGGGCTTATTTCAATTGGCTAAGCTTCCCTACAGTATCAGGGTTTTTGTGGAGAATGTGCTGCGGAACGAGGATGGGTTTGTCTGCACGGATGATGATGTGAGGGAGGCGGCCAATTATCTGCATGGTGGTAAGCGTGAGGTGCCGTTTTTCCCCTCGCGTGTTCTCTTACAGGACTTTACGGGTGTGCCTGCGTTGGTTGACCTCGCGGCCATGCGGTCCGCTGTTAAACGCGTTGGCCAAGACCCCTCGAAAGTTAACCCAAGCATTCCGGTGGACTTGGTCATAGACCATTCCATCCAAGTCGATTTCTTCGGGACACCTGAGGCGTTCAGCCTCAACCTCGACTACGAGTTCAGACGCAACACAGAGCGTTATGTTTTTCTCAAGTGGGCGCAGAATGCTTTTAGAAACTTCCGCGTGATACCTCCTGGTAGGGGGATTGTTCACCAGGTTAACCTGGAGTATTTGGCGAAGGTTGTTGATGTGAGGAGTTTTGGCGGGGGGTTGACCGCTTTTCCCGACACTGTGTTGGGGACGGATTCGCATACTCCGATGGTTAATGGCTTGGGTGTGGTTGGATGGGGTGTTGGCGGAATTGAGGCGGAGGCGGTTATGCTGGGCCAGCCATACTACATGACGACGCCAGAGGTCGTGGGTGTAAGGCTTGTCGGCGAGCTGCGTGAAGGCACGACCGCGACGGACCTTGTCCTAACAATCACCGAAATGCTGAGGAAACACGGTGTGGTGGGCAAGTTTGTGGAATTCTTCGGGCCAAGCCTCTCCAAGCTCAGCGTCCCCGACCGCGCCACCATAGCGAACATGGCCCCAGAATACGGCGCAACAATCGGCTACTTCCCCATAGACCGTGAAACCATCAACTACCTACGCATGACAGGCAGGCCGGAGGAACACATACGCGTCGTCGAAGAGTATGCGAAGATACAGGGCCTCTTCTACAACCCCTTGGAAACACCCGTTTACAACACTGTGCTGGAGCTTGACCTGTCAACGGTGGAGCCCTCTATCTCGGGGCCCGCAAACCCCGAGGACCGCATACCGCTTAGGGAGGCTAAGCGACGGACGCGTGAAATCATGCTGGCCTACCTCAAACAGGCTGGAATAGCTGTTGATGACGTTAACGAGCGTGAGTGGAGCTATGAGGGCGGCGCGGCGAGGGCATCTGTCGCCACGGTGCAGAAGAAAACAGGCAGCGTAGTTGATGGGCTTTCCCATGGCTCGGTGGTGATATCGGCGATAACCAGCTGCACCAACACATCCAACCCCTCGGTGATGATTGGAGCGGGGCTTCTTGCGAAAAAAGCCGTGGAGAAAGGCCTACGGACACCATCCTACGTAAAGACAAGCCTCGCCCCCGGCTCGATGGCTGTGACAGAGTATCTCGAGAAGGCGGGGCTGGCACCTTATCTCGAGAAGCTTGGCTACAGCCTGGTGGGCTACGGCTGTACAACATGCATAGGCAACAGCGGCCCACTGCCCGAGCATATTGTTCAGCAGATAAAGGAGAGAAACCTCTACACCGTCGCCGTGCTAAGCGGAAACAGAAACTTCGAGGGCCGAATAAACCCGCATGTGAGAGCCAGCTACCTCATGTCACCCATGCTGGTGGTCGCGTACGGGCTCGCTGGCCGCATAGACATCGACATGTTCAACGAGCCGCTCGGCATCGGCTCAAACGGTCAACCTGTATATCTCCGCGACATCTGGCCCAGCCTCGAGGAGATAAAGTCGGTCATCAACCAAGCCGTTACACCGGAGCTTTTCATCAAAAAATACGCCGACATTTTGAAGGGTGAGGAGCGGTGGGAGAGGCTGCCCGCCCCTGTTGGAGAGGTTTTCCAGTGGGATGAGAAATCCACCTACGTCCGTGAGCCGCCATATTTCATCAACATGCCGAAGACACCGCGGGAGCCTGAGGACATAGCTGATGCACGTGTCCTCATCCTAGTCGGCGACCGCATCACAACTGACCACATCTCACCCGCGGGCGCAATCCCGGTAAACAGTCCAGCAGGCAAATACTTGATTGAGCAGGGAGTTGACCCCGTAGACTTCAACACCTATGGTGCGAGAAGAGGAAACCACGAGGTCATGATACGTGGAACCTTTGCGAACATACGGCTGAAGAATCTGTTGGTGGAGGGTAAAGAGGGCTGGTGGACGGTGTATCATCCGACCGGCGAGGTGACAACTGTGTATGATGCGGCGATGCGTTACAGGGAGGCGGGTGTTCCCTTGATTGTTTTAGCGGGGAAGATGTATGGAGCGGGTAGCTCACGGGACTGGGCGGCAAAGGGCACGAGACTCCTCGGAGTCAGGGCTGTTATTGCGGAGAGCTATGAACGCATCCATAGAAGCAACCTCGTCGGCATGGGTGTTCTGCCTCTCCAGTTCATGGAAGGAGAGGGATGGCGTCAGCTCGGACTCACCGGCCGCGAACGCTACACCATACGTGGCATATCCGAGGGCCTAACACCCGGCAAGAAGCTCACCGTCGAAGCAGTCAGCGACAACGGCGAAGTCAAGAAATTCAACGTCATCACACGTCTCGACACAAAAATCGAGGTCGAATACTACAGACACGGCGGAATACTCCAGTATGTCCTGCGACGCATCATGAGCGGATAA